One Salmo salar chromosome ssa01, Ssal_v3.1, whole genome shotgun sequence DNA window includes the following coding sequences:
- the LOC106614017 gene encoding BCL2/adenovirus E1B 19 kDa protein-interacting protein 3 isoform X3 translates to MTEDKRRVIEENLQGSWVELHFNNGNSVGSPAHGAAGVEEEQVSGSNTELPGSATELPGSATELPGSAIELPGSATELPGSGPGASASVHGGDMMAVSTSASVLPGSLSASTQGGDLIPGSGSASASVQGGVDLEKMLLDAQHESGRSSSRGSVPCDSPPRPQTPLLRRGSEVHSSGEKNSSQSEEDYLERRREVENLMKKNADWIWDWSSRPENIQRKEFVLKHPKRTNPLSIRNTSVMKNGGIFSAEFLKLFLPSLLISHVLAIGLGVYIGRRLTTSVTSTF, encoded by the exons ATGACGGAAGACAAACGAAGAGTCATCGAGGAAAATTTGCAGG gttcCTGGGTGGAGCTGCACTTTAACAATGGCAACAGTGTTGGCTCACCAGCACATGGGGCTGCTGGTGTGGAGGAAGAGCAGGTGTCAGGCTCTAACACTGAGCTACCAGGCTCTGCCACTGAGCTACCAGGCTCTGCCACTGAGCTACCAGGCTCTGCCATTGAGCTACCAGGCTCTGCCACTGAGCTACCAG GCTCTGGGCCAGGTGCCTCTGCCTCAGTCCATGGTGGAGACATGATGGCTGTGTCTACCTCTGCGTCGGTCCTGCCtgggtctctctctgcctctacccagGGAGGTGACCTGATTCCTGGGTCAGGGTCTGCGTCTGCCTCAGTCCAGGGAGGGGTGGACTTGGAGAAGATGTTGTTAGACGCCCAGCACGAGTCAGGAAGAAGCAGCTCCAGGGGCAGTGTGCCCTGTGACAG TCCTCCGAGGCCCCAGACTCCTTTGCTCCGTCGGGGTTCAGAAGTGCACAGCTCAGGAGAGAAGAACAGCTCACAG TCTGAAGAAGACTATCTAGAACGGAGACGTGAAGTGGAGAACCTGATGAAGAAGAATGCAGATTGGATCTGGGACTGGTCCAGTAGACCTGAGAACATTCAACGCAA GGAGTTTGTTCTGAAGCATCCTAAACGTACCAACCCTCTCAGCATCAGAAACACCAGCGTCATGAAGAACGGAGGGATCTTCTCTGCAGAGTTCCTCAAACTTTTCCTTCCTTCTCTGCTCATATCCCACGTACTGGCCATCGGCCTGGG GGTGTACATTGGGAGACGTCTAACTACCTCAGTGACCAGTACCTTCTAA
- the LOC106614017 gene encoding BCL2/adenovirus E1B 19 kDa protein-interacting protein 3 isoform X2: MTEDKRRVIEENLQGSWVELHFNNGNSVGSPAHGAAGVEEEQVSGSNTELPGSATELPGSATELPGSAIELPGSATELPGSGPGASASVHGGDMMAVSTSASVLPGSLSASTQGGDLIPGSGSASASVQGGVDLEKMLLDAQHESGRSSSRGSVPCDSPPRPQTPLLRRGSEVHSSGEKNSSQSEEDYLERRREVENLMKKNADWIWDWSSRPENIQRKEFVLKHPKRTNPLSIRNTSVMKNGGIFSAEFLKLFLPSLLISHVLAIGLGVYIGRRLTTSVTSTF; the protein is encoded by the exons ATGACGGAAGACAAACGAAGAGTCATCGAGGAAAATTTGCAGG gttcCTGGGTGGAGCTGCACTTTAACAATGGCAACAGTGTTGGCTCACCAGCACATGGGGCTGCTGGTGTGGAGGAAGAGCAGGTGTCAGGCTCTAACACTGAGCTACCAGGCTCTGCCACTGAGCTACCAG GCTCTGCCACTGAGCTACCAGGCTCTGCCATTGAGCTACCAGGCTCTGCCACTGAGCTACCAGGCTCTGGGCCAGGTGCCTCTGCCTCAGTCCATGGTGGAGACATGATGGCTGTGTCTACCTCTGCGTCGGTCCTGCCtgggtctctctctgcctctacccagGGAGGTGACCTGATTCCTGGGTCAGGGTCTGCGTCTGCCTCAGTCCAGGGAGGGGTGGACTTGGAGAAGATGTTGTTAGACGCCCAGCACGAGTCAGGAAGAAGCAGCTCCAGGGGCAGTGTGCCCTGTGACAG TCCTCCGAGGCCCCAGACTCCTTTGCTCCGTCGGGGTTCAGAAGTGCACAGCTCAGGAGAGAAGAACAGCTCACAG TCTGAAGAAGACTATCTAGAACGGAGACGTGAAGTGGAGAACCTGATGAAGAAGAATGCAGATTGGATCTGGGACTGGTCCAGTAGACCTGAGAACATTCAACGCAA GGAGTTTGTTCTGAAGCATCCTAAACGTACCAACCCTCTCAGCATCAGAAACACCAGCGTCATGAAGAACGGAGGGATCTTCTCTGCAGAGTTCCTCAAACTTTTCCTTCCTTCTCTGCTCATATCCCACGTACTGGCCATCGGCCTGGG GGTGTACATTGGGAGACGTCTAACTACCTCAGTGACCAGTACCTTCTAA
- the LOC106614017 gene encoding BCL2/adenovirus E1B 19 kDa protein-interacting protein 3 isoform X1, whose product MTEDKRRVIEENLQGSWVELHFNNGNSVGSPAHGAAGVEEEQVSGSNTELPGSATELPGSATELPGSAIELPGSATELPGSAIELPGSATELPGSGPGASASVHGGDMMAVSTSASVLPGSLSASTQGGDLIPGSGSASASVQGGVDLEKMLLDAQHESGRSSSRGSVPCDSPPRPQTPLLRRGSEVHSSGEKNSSQSEEDYLERRREVENLMKKNADWIWDWSSRPENIQRKEFVLKHPKRTNPLSIRNTSVMKNGGIFSAEFLKLFLPSLLISHVLAIGLGVYIGRRLTTSVTSTF is encoded by the exons ATGACGGAAGACAAACGAAGAGTCATCGAGGAAAATTTGCAGG gttcCTGGGTGGAGCTGCACTTTAACAATGGCAACAGTGTTGGCTCACCAGCACATGGGGCTGCTGGTGTGGAGGAAGAGCAGGTGTCAGGCTCTAACACTGAGCTACCAGGCTCTGCCACTGAGCTACCAGGCTCTGCCACTGAGCTACCAGGCTCTGCCATTGAGCTACCAGGCTCTGCCACTGAGCTACCAGGCTCTGCCATTGAGCTACCAGGCTCTGCCACTGAGCTACCAGGCTCTGGGCCAGGTGCCTCTGCCTCAGTCCATGGTGGAGACATGATGGCTGTGTCTACCTCTGCGTCGGTCCTGCCtgggtctctctctgcctctacccagGGAGGTGACCTGATTCCTGGGTCAGGGTCTGCGTCTGCCTCAGTCCAGGGAGGGGTGGACTTGGAGAAGATGTTGTTAGACGCCCAGCACGAGTCAGGAAGAAGCAGCTCCAGGGGCAGTGTGCCCTGTGACAG TCCTCCGAGGCCCCAGACTCCTTTGCTCCGTCGGGGTTCAGAAGTGCACAGCTCAGGAGAGAAGAACAGCTCACAG TCTGAAGAAGACTATCTAGAACGGAGACGTGAAGTGGAGAACCTGATGAAGAAGAATGCAGATTGGATCTGGGACTGGTCCAGTAGACCTGAGAACATTCAACGCAA GGAGTTTGTTCTGAAGCATCCTAAACGTACCAACCCTCTCAGCATCAGAAACACCAGCGTCATGAAGAACGGAGGGATCTTCTCTGCAGAGTTCCTCAAACTTTTCCTTCCTTCTCTGCTCATATCCCACGTACTGGCCATCGGCCTGGG GGTGTACATTGGGAGACGTCTAACTACCTCAGTGACCAGTACCTTCTAA
- the LOC106614017 gene encoding BCL2/adenovirus E1B 19 kDa protein-interacting protein 3 isoform X4, which translates to MTEDKRRVIEENLQGSWVELHFNNGNSVGSPAHGAAGVEEEQVSGSNTELPGSATELPGSATELPGSAIELPGSATELPGSAIELPGSATELPGSGPGASASVHGGDMMAVSTSASVLPGSLSASTQGGDLIPGSGSASASVQGGVDLEKMLLDAQHESGRSSSRGSVPCDSPPRPQTPLLRRGSEVHSSGEKNSSQSEEDYLERRREVENLMKKNADWIWDWSSRPENIQRNIRNTSVMKNGGIFSAEFLKLFLPSLLISHVLAIGLGVYIGRRLTTSVTSTF; encoded by the exons ATGACGGAAGACAAACGAAGAGTCATCGAGGAAAATTTGCAGG gttcCTGGGTGGAGCTGCACTTTAACAATGGCAACAGTGTTGGCTCACCAGCACATGGGGCTGCTGGTGTGGAGGAAGAGCAGGTGTCAGGCTCTAACACTGAGCTACCAGGCTCTGCCACTGAGCTACCAGGCTCTGCCACTGAGCTACCAGGCTCTGCCATTGAGCTACCAGGCTCTGCCACTGAGCTACCAGGCTCTGCCATTGAGCTACCAGGCTCTGCCACTGAGCTACCAGGCTCTGGGCCAGGTGCCTCTGCCTCAGTCCATGGTGGAGACATGATGGCTGTGTCTACCTCTGCGTCGGTCCTGCCtgggtctctctctgcctctacccagGGAGGTGACCTGATTCCTGGGTCAGGGTCTGCGTCTGCCTCAGTCCAGGGAGGGGTGGACTTGGAGAAGATGTTGTTAGACGCCCAGCACGAGTCAGGAAGAAGCAGCTCCAGGGGCAGTGTGCCCTGTGACAG TCCTCCGAGGCCCCAGACTCCTTTGCTCCGTCGGGGTTCAGAAGTGCACAGCTCAGGAGAGAAGAACAGCTCACAG TCTGAAGAAGACTATCTAGAACGGAGACGTGAAGTGGAGAACCTGATGAAGAAGAATGCAGATTGGATCTGGGACTGGTCCAGTAGACCTGAGAACATTCAACGCAA CATCAGAAACACCAGCGTCATGAAGAACGGAGGGATCTTCTCTGCAGAGTTCCTCAAACTTTTCCTTCCTTCTCTGCTCATATCCCACGTACTGGCCATCGGCCTGGG GGTGTACATTGGGAGACGTCTAACTACCTCAGTGACCAGTACCTTCTAA
- the LOC106592990 gene encoding serine/threonine-protein phosphatase 2A 55 kDa regulatory subunit B delta isoform isoform X2, protein MLKYTFKGVGGGNDFQWCFSQVKGAIDEDVAEADIISTVEFNYSGELLATGDKGGRVVIFQREQESKNRPHSRGEYNVYSTFQSHEPEFDYLKSLEIEEKINKIRWLPQQNAAHSLLSTNDKTIKLWKISQRDKRAEGYNLKDEDGRLRDPFRITSLRVPVLLPMDLMVEASPRRIFANAHTYHINSISVNSDHETYLSADDLRVNLWHLEITDRSFNIVDIKPANMEELTEVITAAECHPHQCNVFVYSSSKGTIRLCDMRAAALCDRQSKFFEEPEDPSSRSFFSEIISSISDVKFSHSGRYMMTRDYLSVKVWDLNMENRPVETYQVHEYLRSKLCSLYENDCIFDKFECCWNGSDSAIMTGSYNNFFRMFDRNTRRDITLEASRENSKPRAILKARKVSTGGKRKKDEISVDSLDFNKKILHTAWHPKENVIAVAATNNLYIFQDKIN, encoded by the exons CCGACATAATCTCAACGGTTGAGTTTAACTATTCTGGAGAACTACTAGCAACAGGAGACAAAGGAGGTCGGGTTGTCATATTCCAACGGGAACAAGAG AGTAAAAACCGTCCTCATTCCAGAGGAGAGTACAATGTGTACAGCACTTTCCAGAGCCATGAACCCGAGTTTGACTATTTGAAAAGCTTAGAAATCGAGGAGAAAATCAACAAAATAAGATGGTTACCTCAACAAAACGCTGCACACTCTCTGCTCTCAACAAATG ACAAAACCATCAAGCTATGGAAAATCAGCCAAAGGGACAAAAGAGCAGAAGGCTACAACTTGAAAGACGAGGATGGAAGACTGAGAGATCCTTTTAGAATCACGTCGTTACGG GTGCCTGTGCTGCTGCCCATGGATCTGATGGTGGAGGCTAGCCCAAGGAGGATATTCGCTAACGCACACACATATCACATCAATTCCATCTCTGTAAATAGTGATCATGAAACATACCTTTCAGCTGATGATCTCAGGGTTAACCTCTGGCACTTAGAAATCACAGATAGAAGTTTTA ACATTGTAGATATAAAGCCTGCCAATATGGAGGAGCTGACAGAAGTCATCACAGCTGCAGAGTGCCATCCACACCAGTGTAATGTGTTTGTGTACAGTAGCAGCAAGGGGACCATCCGCCTCTGTGACATGCGAGCTGCTGCCCTCTGTGATAGGCAAAGCAAAT TCTTTGAGGAGCCAGAGGACCCTAGCAGCCGGTCCTTCTTCTCAGAGATCATCTCCTCAATATCTGATGTGAAGTTCAGCCACAGCGGCCGTTACATGATGACCAGAGACTACCTGTCAGTCAAGGTGTGGGATCTGAACATGGAAAACCGGCCTGTGGAGACTTACCAG GTGCACGAGTACCTCCGTAGCAAGCTCTGCTCGCTGTATGAAAACGACTGCATCTTCGACAAGTTTGAGTGCTGCTGGAACGGTTCTGACAG TGCCATCATGACGGGCTCATACAACAACTTCTTCCGGATGTTTGACCGGAACACGCGGAGGGACATCACGCTGGAGGCCTCTAGAGAGAACAGTAAACCTCGGGCCATTCTGAAAGCCCGCAAGGTGTCCACCGGGGGGAAGAGGAAGAAGGATGAGATCAGCGTAGACAGTCTGGACTTCAACAAGAAGATCCTGCACACCGCCTGGCACCCAAAGGAGAACGTCATCGCTGTCGCCGCCACCAACAACCTCTACATATTCCAGGACAAGATCAACTAA